A section of the Ranitomeya imitator isolate aRanImi1 chromosome 7, aRanImi1.pri, whole genome shotgun sequence genome encodes:
- the LOC138644847 gene encoding gamma-crystallin 1-like — MVKIIFYEGKNFQGRSFECISDSSDLSSHFNHCNSIRVENGNWILYEYPNFRGHQYFLRKGDYPDFQQWLGYNDSIKSCRLMPQHRGPFRLRVYEREDFRGQMMEFTEDCPHVYEQFHYNDIHSCHVHDGYWMFYEESNYRGRQYYLRPGEYRRYSDWGASNPRIGSFRRVQHLY; from the exons ATGGTTAAG ATTATCTTCTATGAGGGCAAAAACTTTCAGGGTCGCTCTTTTGAGTGCATCTCTGACTCCTCTGATCTTTCTTCACATTTCAACCATTGCAATTCCATCCGAGTGGAAAATGGAAACTGGATCTTGTATGAATATCCCAACTTCAGAGGACATCAGTACTTCCTTAGAAAAGGAGACTATCCTGACTTCCAGCAGTGGTTGGGCTACAATGACTCCATTAAATCCTGCCGTTTGATGCCACAG CATCGTGGACCATTCAGGCTAAGAGTTTATGAGAGAGAAGATTTCAGAGGTCAGATGATGGAGTTCACTGAAGACTGCCCTCATGTCTATGAGCAATTCCATTACAATGACATCCACTCCTGTCATGTACATGATGGATACTGGATGTTCTATGAAGAGTCCAACTACAGAGGACGCCAGTATTACCTAAGACCCGGAGAGTATAGAAGATACAGCGACTGGGGAGCTTCTAATCCAAGAATTGGATCCTTCAGACGAGTCCAACATCTGTATTGA